From the Penaeus vannamei isolate JL-2024 chromosome 20, ASM4276789v1, whole genome shotgun sequence genome, the window tatatatatatatatatgtatatatataatatatatatatatatatatatatattatatatatatatatgatatatttatgatttatatattatatatatgcatattaaaatatttctatagatattcataaatagatgtaaataaattaataaatatatgtatatatatatatatatatatatatatatatatatatatatatatatatatatctgtatatgtatatatatatatgtgtatatatatatatatatatgtatatatatatatatatatatatgtgtgtgtgtgtgtgtgtgtgtgtgtatgtgtgtgtgtgtgtgtgtgtgtgtgtgtgtgtgtgtgtgtgtgtgtgtgtgtgtgtgtgtgtgtgtgtgtgtgtgtgtgtgtgtatatatatatatatatatatatgtatatatatatatatatacatacatatatacatacatacatacatatatatatgtatgtatgtatatacttacacatttgtgtatatatacatattgtgtgtgtgtgtgtgtgtgtatatttgtgcgtatgcgtgtgtttacgtatgtatgggtgtgcacgtgcttgtgtgcgtgcgtcgcGCACCGACtcgcatgtatgtttgtttttcttttataaatccaACTCTCAAGGCAcggcctctgcccccccccccccccccccccaggtggtgATGAACACGGTGGAGCCCCTGTGGCCGTCCTACGAGGTCAGCTACTACAGCACCAAGACCACGGCCATCGGCAACCAGACCATCTCGACGTCCCAAGTGGAGTTCGCGACCGTCCTCAACTCCACGGCCGAGTACTACACCGACCTCTCGGCGACCAACACCTGGGACGTCGCGCCGACCACCTACCAGACCATGGACTTCCAGCACCAGAAAGTCACGTTCACAGACACCGCCAACATCACCCACACCAGCATCGAGAATAACGACTTGCCTTTTGTCTAAGTCTGTGACATGtagacgaatagaaaaaaaatatggccctgatttttttcttttttttttagagggtacTTTTGGGAGGTAAttttagtgataaaaaaaaaagtgattcatGGAACTGGCATTAagggtgaaaaagaaaaatgtcaagaTGTAGAAAGAATAAGATATGGTCTGtgaatccttttttttctaacgACGTAATTTTTCGTTTGCTGTATTTTCCAAAGGAAAATCGGTTCGTGCTATTGACCGATATATGGAATTATAACAATtgcgttttttatatatacttttctcttttcacCTCGTATTCTGTGCTTTTAAACGCAACCAGCGCCGCGTTGCATCGAGAGGGTTGCTGGTACatgggaatatatatttttttattgctacaGCTTTTGCTTCCCTGTGATACGTGTGGCAAGTTAACGGTGCTTAGATGCGACCAGTAAGCATCATCCTATTGTTTGTCAAGTTCAGTCGTCTTCAACTTCATGATGCAGGTACAGCTTCGGCCAAAATATCAGGATGTGTTTTTATGAATATTCAATACTCATGTTCAATGTCTTTATCAAAGGTTATTCTTAAGCTTTCcaacgtacagagagagagagagagagagaagggaggtgaatggtatagaaaaaaatataaaagagagagagagaatcattgtcTCTGTATCTACTGCTGTGATCCggtgaaaataaaacgaaaaatctcCGCAAACTCTTTCAATCCCCAAGAAGGTATCACTGATATCGATGGATTAATTATGGCCAGATCAGAACCACAATATTGGTGTTGATACTAGTAATGGTGCATTCGAATTATATTTCCGTGCTTACATgttgatacacacacgcgcgcacacacatacacatacacatatatgtatatatatataattcatatataatatatatatatatatatatatatatatatatatatatatatatatatatacaaacacaagagTAGGAGTGGGACAAATAGCAAGagtaacgaaaataaagaaagtaagcaaaagtaaaagagaaagtgaaacaaaACAGCTGAGCGAAGGTGaaacacaaagataaagaaaatgaaaagaaagtcgGTTACTTTCGAATGcctaaaacgaaagaggaagaagaataacagGAAACAAGTAATTGTCGCTGGCGAACGATAGCAACTGCTGAGAAGGGGATGGCGGAGGAAATTCCAGACgattgtcttctcttttttattatcattttttttttaatgtgacttcaaaaaatgaaggaaaaagagtggAAAAAGACAATAGACATTTTTCTTGGATTTCACAATATTGCCACCATGTCTAAAAAAAACTGACACTTTAAAGTCGATAGTCCCAAGGTTAGAAAAAATCTTTATATGCGTAATAATGCATTGATCATAAAACAATTAACTAGGGAAGTATGCTTCTAAAAATGTCGACTCTTATTTAGATTTCAATTAACGGCCATCAATTTTGCAGTAATTAATAAATTTGGGATTTTACTGCAAATGCATGATAGATAATTCTTCGAAAAGTAAATTAATTTgttccagattttttttcatctatcggCACAAAGAATGTAAGACCTATAacatgatatgtatgatatattaaggaaagaaatataataatagagaaaatCGATAAAAATTATGCATTTTTTCTtcgatgtttttcttctttatttcacatCATTACgtgcattaatatacatatatatacatatatattatatattatatatatattatatatatatatatatgcatatatatatatatatatatatgtatatatatatatatatgtagtatatatatgcatatatttacatacatacatatatatatatatatatatatgtatgtttatatacatatatatatatgtatatatatatatatatatatatatatatatatatatatatatatatatatatatgtgtgtgtgtgtgtgtgtctgtgtgtgtgtgtgtgtgtgtgtgtttgtgtatatatatatatatatatatatatatatatatatatatatatatatatatatatatatatatatatatatatatacttgatatcaatttttaaaaatcaaccaAAAAATAACTTGTTATTCACCTTACTGGCACTgaatgaaatgaagagagggagagggagggagggagggagggagagagagagagagagagagagagagagagagagagagagagagagagagagagagagcacgagagcgagagagcgagagcgagagaaggagacatagagagagagagagaaagagaaagaaagagagagagagaaaaaaaaggagaaagagaaagagagagagaggggggggggttaagagaaaCCGTGTTCACTTCAGCAAATGAACAACTTGGGTATGTGGAAATGTTCATTCTCGTTCAAGCCTCCTTCTGTGAGAGATGAAGAgcaacagagagacggagagaggactTCATGACACGCAACGGAAACGCACACCTTCCCTGGCGCCATTTCCCCTGCAGTTTTCgtcgccgcacacacacacacacacacccatacacacacacatacgcacacacacacacatacgcacacacatacacacacacatacacacacacatacgcacacacacacatacgcacacacacacacatacacacacacatacacacacacacacacatacacacacacacacacacatacacacacacatacgcacactaacacgaagacacacacacatacacacactaatacggagacacacacacatacacacacacacacacatacacacacacacacacataagcacacaaacacacatacacacacacacacacacacatacacacacacatacacacacacacacacatacacacacacacacacacacacacacacacacacacacacatacacacacacacacacacacacatacacacacacacacacatacacacacacacacatacacacacacatacacacacacatacacacacacatacacacacgcacacacacacacacacacacacgtatatacacacacgcgcatatataagtgtatattgaAATCTGTTATGTGATAACATTAAATGACGctgtaaatgaatatatcttaatttgtatgcatatatatatatatatgtccatatatatatacatatatgtgtgtgtatgaatataggtatatatatattcatatatatagatgtattcgtatgtatgtttgtatatatatatgcatagccttacatcaaatacatatatatgtacacacacacacacacacactatatatatatatatatatatatatatatatatatatatatatatatatatatatatatatatatatatatatatatatatatatatatatatatatatatgtttatgtatttatgtatgtaagtatatatagtgCATTACGTATTAGGCGCAGGTTTTATTCATGCAGCTGAACATGAATATTCAGAGAACTGTTGTTCGTTCTGCagttgtatacatgtacatgactGAATCAATATGttctatgtaaaaaaaattaatcaatcaatcactaCCCAATAATCAGAAATTAAAACTACCCAATAATCAGAAATTAAATTCAATGAACATTAGCacgtaactatatatatctatatatacacatacatacatacatacatacatatatatatatatatatgtagatatatatatatatatatatatatatatatatatatatatatatatatatatatatatataatatacaaatggcACTGAACGTTTTGACGCATCCTTCTCGAAAGTCGGGAAACTCCCTCGTAAACAAACATCCGCCTCACATCTCAACAGATCACAGCTAAGACTAAGTTCAAACGTTTATAACATTTCAGCTGAACGTGACTAGAGCTACAAACGGTTATAACATCTCAGCAGAACATAACTTGGAATTTAGTTTATAGTTATACATCCCAACGGAACATAACTAAGAGGAAGTTCAAACGGTTTTAACCTCTTAGCAAAAGTAGGCCTACAAACGATTATAATATCTCAGCAGAATAAAAATAGGCATTTAGCTTATAGTTTAGTTATATATCTCAGCAGGACATAACTGGACTAGTTTCGCAAcagacaactctctctctctctctatctatctatctatctctctttctctccctctctctcctcctttttcgattctaaatggtgtttttgatgattttagcaataatttccTTAATTATGACGATTCTGATGATAATTCCAACCACTGAGACGAAACAATTATCCAAACAATAAAATTACCTGCGAAACGAATGGTACAGCAAGAGTAATTAGCACTGCTTTTCGATTCATTAAGGAAAGTCTCCTCACAATGACACGGCCACAGTTGTTATGAACACTTGCTGTCGTCGGTGGCTATCCAATTGGCACGTGACACCATTAGCATAAGTTTTCGAATGTGATCCACACGAAATAATGATCAGCTTGTTCCACTGTAATAGTTAGATGCATTGCCattcttgttatttctatttatcattgATGTCTCCGAGAAACgcaataacaattaataacactTGAAGAACAGCTATCCTCTTTCTAAAAGCGTAATAAGAGACTTCAGTCCCATAAAATAGTGGTCAAAAGGGCAAAGGTTAAAGTAGACAAATTATTTATCCTCACATTATGTGAAAGCCCTAGACAGTTCTAGCCGTGCAGTCATTTTGACAAAGACACTTTGACGGCAGCTAAAGAAAACAATgggcatattgatatatatctaaaaCGCATATCAGTACATTAACTACTGGCATGAGATAGTATTTTGCGAACTCTGAACCTTTGCCTCATTAACTTTTATTCAAAGATAAGGGTTTAAAAAACAAAACCTAAATgccaaaaacaaattaaaaaataaacaaataaattaatcaataaatataaaaaatgctGCAGACGTGGTTTTGGCTACGTAATGTGGTAATGTCGACcattaaccatcatcatcatgaagctATCGCCGACGCGGGCGCATagtcgcatccaccctttgtaccaacgagggtccctcacggcaagccaccaggcagggactccgcccatctcaagctcctcacgacatgtttgatcgatctgcccaagctacgacttcctaggccgtcccacaggcctcctctaaCCAggattgtctcgaacagagacaacctgttgGGCAGGATCATTCTGAGGAAAGTGAactaggtggccgtatagcctgagttgacgatcacggattgtgcaggtaataggtcctgtaccagtctcacagtccaaccgttggtttgacacgtggtcccgccaacaaaacctaatgatccggcgcaaggaccgatTACACAAGGCATCAAgacatgactccaaggcacaggatgatGTCCAACTTTcattaccgtatagcaaaactggtattattagGGTCTTGAAGaagcatagcttggtccttctgcacaggtagcagcatctccaaatactcttgtcgagtgagttcatgacccctgctgccaggccattcCGTTTGCTGACTTCCTGATCTGACAGCTCAGAGAAataaactacactaccaaggtatataaagctctctgtgaccaatATCCTTGCcgtaagcacgtaccgaccggacaggttctcctagcgtcgccaaagtcctagatcttggtcttggtacagaagacctctagacccaagagcttcacttcattactaaatgcatcgagaaccACTACTAAGGATttcaaggactcagatagaatagcaacatcatcagcaaagacttgttggaattcctctcagtctcagattcccgatgcaccatatcgaacaccttcttgaggtcgatgtaggctgtacggatgtatgtgtgtgtgtgtatacaatcggCAACtatgagaaagaaagtaaagctTTTCTTATGTACGTGAAAGAACATCCATGTGTAAAACTGAAGTGCGAACCGTTCTAGGTACCTCTAGAGCCTCCTGCTGCTtggagatcccccacagtttagccacAGTTTAGTTTCCACGACaggccacaaggaggcactgcagggagtctcgatgatgaagaggctatgcactggcagggggaggttTATGCAGGGCtgttccctttttcgcactaggttAGCCAGCGGTGGCAACTGCACGCGAGAAGGCATGagaagcacttaacactaactaggctACCATAGCATCGCTTCACATCTCCCTGTGCGTGAAGCACCAACAAACAATCATTAACACATTATCAAATAAAAATGATTGACAGTATAATACCAATGCCAATATGACAAAGGTATATTAATTCATAAAAAACTATATTTTCATTGGCAATTGCCCCTGCAAACACTACATATTCTGACAACGGTCTGGTGCATCATACAAAAAATTGGTCTCTGTAAAGGTAGAGTTAGACTACCCATAGATTAGTGAAATCTAGCATTTTTTATGGAATTTTCCCATCAATGGACTCAATCCACTGGACTTTCGCCCACACATTCGATGCGATGGATACCTACTCGTCCATCGATGAACAAATGAAAAGAATGTGCAAGTTGAGACTATATTATGCATGGTATGCATAAATTTTCATTTCagagcattaatattattacatatttcaaattattcagaattattcatatttagttttacattaatattcaaatttatatttaagctaaaatacaaataaaaagtaaaaacaaaagcattgaCCATGGACTCTCATTTAATTGACGAATATAAACAAAAGCATAGCCGCCAACTTCAAGTAGAATTCTGAAGCAATTTACTCACTCCTTGAAAATATCAGAACTccgaaaacatgaaagaataggaAGATTTGAGAGGAGATTGCGAGATTCATAGCGAGTTTCTGTGCAAAATCTATAAAcatgaaaagtgaaaaatatgTGATTAAGCTCTCCATGCTCTTTCTTGAAGAACCCAGAAGTAATGGTTTAACATTCTCCTTAAAGTTGCCTGCAGCTGCTACCAAGTTGTTAGAATGTGGAGATGGATCAGCTACAATGGCATAATAAGCCAAGaagtttttaaaaaagaaaatgagaatggcaAAATTAAGAGTGACGTGGCCACAGTCGGCGATATGCAGGCCCGACTGGGTTGGGATTCACACTTaagcattgcagctgccttacttcctgggtTCGCACCGTCCTttccagcccaagactttctcttccggcgaccagctcttcgtcacgcccggaagaatggacacccaaagaatagggtacgaggcacctgcaccagcaggacaaggagtcgctggatataggGACGTCTCATCAGGCAGAGAGCATCAGAATCAGAGCAGGTACAGGGCAGGAGGTCACCCTCCACCCTAACTCGGGGCGCGAGGTCACTCCCGTTGGGGTCACGTCTTTACCCTCAGCAATAAACCAGCAAcccaagtcccctttcattctccaccacccATACGCCCCCAACCATATCAGCCACAGAGAACGTGAATGTATGAAATAAGAATAACGAGAATGAGAATAACGTTTAttacaatttatatatttatgtgcgtatgtgtgtgtatgtgtgtagaaggTGCCAGGGGCGGTCGGCTGTCATAACTGCAGGAAGGCTAGCAAACCAGAGGGCGCGCTGCAGGGTGTGGAAGGTAAGATTATTTTAACTATACCCACTGATGAAGGAATCACCTTAAATACGGAAATAAATACGTAAAGTTTGTGTAAATTTTCTCCAGCTTTCTCTGAAACGGCCCTTAATTTTCTTTACCTTCCATATCGCTCGGGTCGCGATCGCCACCCGGACCAGACCGCACCTGCAAAtggcgctcattaaagatttctgcTGACCCACTTCCGCTTGTCTtggcatatagacacacatctcAATAGGTCAGCGTTGATATCCGATCTTTAACTCATAGCAAATATTGTTACAATGATGTAGGTGCAATAAAGTGGGAAAATGGATCAAGTGGATTAACGCGGTgatcagttttttgttttttgtttttatttatactttaattACTGCACACCGCAAGAGGCCAGTGTAATGAAAGCTTAAGGGGAGGacgtctaattatatatatatatatatatatatatatatatatatatatatatatatgtaaatatatatatatatatatatatatatatatatatgtaaatatatatatatatatatatatatatatatatatgtaaatatatatatatatatatatatatatatatatatatatatgtaaatatatatatatatatatatatatataaatatatatatatatatatatatatatatatatatatatatatatatatatatatatatatatatatatataggtgtgtgtgtgtgtgtgtgtgtgtgtgtgtgtgtgtgtgtgtgtgtgtgtgtgtgtgtgtgtgtgtgtgtgagtgtgcatacaaTCGGCAACTATGAGTGCGTACCGTTTTATCTGTGAATGGACGGCAAGTGCAGGGTGTGAATGAAAGGCCATTTTACTGGACGTGAAGGAGTATCTTGTGAATGGGAACAATCACCTGTTTTCTCTTCGGGAGCGAGTAATTAGTATGTGACTTCGATTCTATTTTTGAGTAGGAACAAGAGTGAGGTGATGCCATGTCCAGAGTTCCTTGCCTATGGAACATGGATGTGAGAATTGGGGGGTGATCTGTGTAGCCGTAGAGGTATGGGGCCTGAAGGCACTCTCCCTAGGTTTACCTGCCCACTGAAACACGTGGTCAGAAAATGGGGTTTCTTTCCCACTGAAACACGCGTGATGTTTGACAGTGGGTTTTCTAGCCCAGTGAAACACAATTGAGGCAGGATGGGTGTTTCTATGATCTGTACTtcgaataatataatatataacccTGTATATCCTTTgactgttttatatatttatacacacacacacacacacacacacacacacacacacacacacatacacacgcacacacacacacacacacatatatatatatatacatatatatatatatatatatgtatgtatgtatgtatgtatatgtatatataggcttgTGAAGCGTAGTGTTCATACATAGTCCATACATGGTGTGTATGAGCACTATAAGTTGAAGAGTGGTTGGGTACCATTTTCCTTTGTATCTGAAGATTCCACACTGTTGCTTGTGATTAAAAAGCATATGAACTTGTTGATTATTTAAATGTGTTTTCCTCTTGTCCCTATTATCTGAAATTAAGAAAAGGCCtttattcatactatatatatatatatatatatatatatatatatatatatatatatatatatatatatatatatgtgtgtgtgtgtgtgtgtgtgtgtgtgtgtgtgtgtgtgtgtgtgtgtgtgtgtgtgtgtgtgtgtgtgtgtgtgtgtgtgtgtgtgtgtgtgtatgtatacacacacaccggcaCATGAATTGGCCAAAGGTGATCATAGGTGAAAATTTTTAAAGTGTGGAAACCTCCATCAGTAGGGTTGCCAACCATTCCTTAAAATAGGTATGTTCCTTGTTTTAAAACTAAATCTCGAGTCCCTTAGTGAGCTGATGCGGGACGCTTTTTGTTCAGTATTTTTGACAATCAATAAAAGACAgattttattataatgaatattcactcCTGTAATAGCACTCTTACAGGAAAGTTTTGGGGAAAATAGGGAAACTACTGAATTTTAATAAAACGATGATGTAGTGCTCGTGACTAGGTCGTTCCCTAGCATTGAGCCTTAGTGACATTAAACTCTTTTTCGTATGAAAAAATATtcattctataaaaaataaattaaaactatGAAGTATATGCAGGGTCGGAaatggaggagggtgtggagtgaGGAGACCCCCAGATTTTGCCAAATTCTCGGCAGAATGTAATTTTTTGGGGTTTGGCTGTCGGCACATGGCGGCTATTTTCATGGTTTTACCCCTCCAGTTTAAAACTAAATTTCCTCTGACTGTGTAAATTAGAACATTTGTCTGTGACCTGGTAATGTATCTGGTATATTAATCTATCCTAATTATGCATCTGCTACTAATCTGCGTTGTCTTTGCGATCCTTGTATTCTTTTAAAGTCCAAATTTAGTACAGCTTAGTAGTATCTCAACT encodes:
- the LOC113804967 gene encoding uncharacterized protein, yielding MAEQMAMSVVLLLVGVMGVMGGAEVSPTRVSGTQERTKPPTEGARPQYVQTLYKNTDQQVVMNTVEPLWPSYEVSYYSTKTTAIGNQTISTSQVEFATVLNSTAEYYTDLSATNTWDVAPTTYQTMDFQHQKVTFTDTANITHTSIENNDLPFV